One genomic region from Yamadazyma tenuis chromosome 4, complete sequence encodes:
- the CYC2 gene encoding mitochondrial peripheral inner membrane protein (COG:C,H; EggNog:ENOG503P3IW), producing the protein MLLRSIGRVTKTPVSRHVGPPMWTRFKSSDIPKNNGNLNNDSKAVSKKETQEIGEFKVKSTSSSAAPAPLENSQVSKFMKKNTKPYIPKLKHERLTYEYPGLPNQDDFTKQSKEGKIKPIKRYTRYIPHMITAVVCVWVGYTIKVWVYPPDEGADSVELLDPESFHKFVITHKQQIDKDHYLIEIAPRFKHWQYSFYTDYSQKSIWGGDRIWSVEVKQPQIMVVRSYTPLPLYFMKSEYTRSGEREPLLKVITPNSNDYDHGGVMTLYVKKYDDGEVSKYITNKNVGDELELRGPHIEYKFPYHPLSKLHERPVFKDLPSKVEPEIYADKLKLVNNLPDYDNLTFFAAGTGIAPVLQVLMSKNPYRGFITVHYSARGPNEIEPLERFMFFLEKLDRVKFIRHYDSEQTFLTGKDILKPEPSNYLSPMRKEKIQKLNELTAEDALKLRKSILDNDNDTKVDEELEKKLEQFDKTIVHYGSAIEQAKVTSKQPKKSSSLAVVCGPDGYVDYVAGPLDKVANEQGEVKGLLGQKEWNNANTFKLSN; encoded by the coding sequence ATGTTACTTAGAAGTATAGGTCGAGTCACTAAAACACCAGTCCTGCGACATGTTGGGCCTCCAATGTGGACTAGGTTCAAGTCGAGTGATATACCTAAGAACAATGGgaacttgaataatgaCTCAAAGGCAGtttccaagaaagaaactcaagaaattggtgagTTCAAAGTAAAATCTACATCATCTCTGGcagcaccagcaccttTGGAAAACTCCCAGGTATCAAAGTtcatgaagaagaacacaAAACCCTATATTCCCAAGCTAAAACATGAACGACTCACGTACGAGTATCCGGGACTTCCAAATCAAGATGATTTCACCAAACAGTCAAAAGAAGGTAAAATCAAACCCATAAAAAGATACACCAGATACATCCCACACATGATTACGGCGGTGGTATGTGTTTGGGTCGGGTATACCATCAAAGTGTGGGTGTATCCCCCTGATGAAGGGGCTGATTCGGTTGAGTTGCTTGATCCTGAATCCTTCCATAAGTTTGTCATAACTCATAAACAGCAGATTGACAAGGACCATtatttgattgaaataGCCCCCCGATTTAAGCACTGGCAGTATAGCTTTTACACAGACTACTCTCAGAAGTCTATCTGGGGAGGCGATAGGATTTGGTCGGTAGAAGTGAAACAGCCCCAGATCATGGTGGTGAGATCATATACTCCTCTACCTCTCTATTTCATGAAGTCAGAGTACACCAGATCGGGGGAAAGAGAACCATTATTGAAGGTGATCACCCCAAATTCAAATGACTATGATCACGGTGGAGTAATGACTCTTTACGTGAAGAAATATGACGATGGTGAGGTTTCCAAGTACATTACCAACAAGAATGTAGGTGATGAATTGGAGTTGAGAGGCCCACATATCGAGTATAAGTTCCCATACCACCCGTTGTCCAAGCTTCATGAAAGACCTGTTTTTAAGGATTTACCTTCTAAAGTGGAACCTGAAATTTATGCTGACAAGTTAAAGCTTGTGAACAATCTTCCTGACTACGATAACTTGACATTTTTTGCTGCTGGAACCGGAATTGCCCCTGTGTTACAAGTGTTGATGTCCAAGAATCCTTACAGAGGATTTATAACCGTCCACTACTCGGCCAGAGGTCCAAATGAGATAGAGCCTTTGGAACGGTTTATGTTTTTTCTCGAGAAATTGGATAGAGTCAAGTTTATTCGCCATTATGATTCTGAACAGACATTCTTAACTGGGAAAGACATCTTGAAGCCCGAACCTTCTAACTATCTTAGTCCTATGagaaaagaaaagattCAGAAGTTAAATGAACTCACGGCTGAAGATGCTTTGAAGTTACGTAAAAGTATCTTGGATAATGACAATGACACCAAGGTGGATGAAGAACTCGAGAAAAAATTAGAGCAGTTCGATAAAACTATCGTTCATTACGGATCAGCTATTGAACAAGCTAAAGTTACTAGCAAACAACCCAAAAAACTGTCTAGTCTTGCAGTAGTCTGTGGCCCAGACGGTTACGTGGACTATGTTGCTGGGCCATTGGATAAAGTTGCCAATGAACAGGGAGAAGTTAAAGGACTCCTTGGCCAGAAAGAATGGAACAATGCCAATACTTTTAAATTATCGAATTAG
- the CIA1 gene encoding Cytosolic iron-sulfur protein assembly protein (EggNog:ENOG503NTY0; COG:S), translating to MVHLIKSIEAHRDKVWSVSGHANLPLLATSSTDQTCNLYKLSCRKNFPLISKLQDAHKRSVRSVAFKPPLGGADTPDTDYIDLPALAAGSFDSTISVWGIDEPEDQFEDDEYENDADKHDKQVQILTSPQNDWNLMAIIEGHENEIKAVAWNYKGNLLASCSRDKTIWIWETDPETLEEFECISVLSDHDQDIKNVTWHPTQNILASSSYDDTIRLYKQDENDDDWSCVGVLNGHDGTVWCSAFEHPKAPSSSEGKVRLVSASDDLSVRIWSCKETVNNEEDYERNSALPSSIKYVAKEMTWELELVLPSVHEYPVYSVCWSKESGKIASAGSDGKIAIYKQNENSNDWEIESQYSSAHGVSEINCISWCKLEEGDEVLVTAGDDGHVNIWDPSIAKREDQ from the coding sequence ATGGTTCATCTTATAAAGTCTATTGAGGCACATAGGGATAAAGTTTGGAGCGTAAGTGGCCATGCTAACTTGCCTCTACTTGCCACATCATCTACCGATCAGACTTGTAACCTCTATAAGCTTTCATGCCGCAAGAACTTcccattgatttccaagttaCAAGATGCTCATAAAAGATCCGTCAGAAGTGTAGCTTTTAAACCACCTTTGGGTGGTGCTGATACCCCAGATACAGATTACATCGATTTGCCTGCATTGGCTGCTGGGTCTTTCGATAGTACTATTTCTGTTTGGGGCATTGATGAACCTGAagaccaatttgaagacgatgagTACGAAAACGACGCTGACAAACATGATAAGCAAGTACAGATATTGACAAGTCCACAAAACGATTGGAACTTGATGGCCATAATAGAAGGACATGAAAATGAGATCAAGGCGGTTGCTTGGAACTACAAGGGGAACCTTCTTGCCTCATGTTCAAGAGATAAAACCATCTGGATCTGGGAAACTGATCCAGAGACCTTGGAAGAATTCGAATGTATATCGGTGCTAAGTGACCACGACCAAGACATCAAGAATGTCACATGGCACCCGACCCAAAATATTCTTGCCAGTTCGTCATATGATGATACCATCAGATTGTATAAACAggatgaaaatgatgatgactgGTCATGTGTGGGGGTTTTGAATGGACACGATGGAACCGTTTGGTGCTCTGCCTTTGAACATCCTAAAGCTCCTTCGTCAAGTGAAGGTAAAGTCCGTCTTGTGAGTGCTTCAGACGATTTGTCAGTGAGAATATGGAGTTGTAAGGAGACTGTGAATAACGAAGAGGACTACGAAAGAAATAGTGCGCTTCCAAGCTCCATTAAGTATGTGGCGAAAGAGATGACCTGGGAGTTGGAACTAGTCTTGCCACTGGTACATGAATATCCTGTTTATTCTGTGTGTTGGTCTAAAGAATCAGGGAAAATTGCTAGTGCTGGTTCAGATGGCAAAATCGCCATCTACAAGCAAAATGAAAACTCAAACGACTGGGAAATTGAATCCCAGTATTCTTCTGCTCATGGAGTGAGTGAAATCAACTGTATTTCTTGGTGTAAATTAGAGGAGGGAGATGAGGTATTGGTTACGGCAGGAGATGATGGTCATGTAAATATTTGGGATCCTTCTATCGCTAAAAGAGAAGACCAATGA
- the PEP12 gene encoding SNAP receptor (COG:U; EggNog:ENOG503NZAW), with product MSFNNFSEDLEAGGADAHSLHYKDFPEFETSSQQIESLLFNINNNQLTSLKNLNSQYDTLLREPPDSTKPLKLNKLSYTITALTEKITKNYKIVNELTQKINSYLNECENNHDDEDTLVYLRQKESLVIKQIKSSLKNYQTHQKKYESLQQKTIDKYGKVTDSVPSEELDSGVYSSGTNDHIGNGTVSGGQVSIEYEPVNAEELEQQTLLIQEREREIEQIGQDITYINEIYGNLEDIVHEQQFTIDTIEDNILKYKDPVDECYAVCLFYWGSWDS from the exons ATGTCTTTTAATAACTTCAGTGAAGACCTTGAAGCTGGGGGTGCGGATGCACACTCTCTACACTACAAAGACTTCCCCGAATTTGAAACCTCTAGTCAGCAAATCGAGTCGTTGTTGTTTAATATCAATAACAATCAGTTGACTTCACTCAAAAATCTCAATTCACAATATGACACTTTACTCAGAGAACCCCCTGATTCCACTAAACCACTCAAGCTCAACAAGCTTTCTTACACAATCACAGCACTCACCGAgaagatcaccaagaactaTAAGATCGTCAATGAGTTGACCCAAAAAATTAATTCTTACTTGAATGAGTGTGAGAATAACCatgatgacgaagacaCTCTTGTATATTTGCGGCAAAAGGAGTCACTAGTCATCAAGCAGATAAAGAGCAGTTTGAAGAACTATCAAACGCACCAAAAGAAGTACGAGTCTCTACAACAAAAGACCATCGACAAGTATGGAAAGGTAACAGACTCGGTACCTTCTGAAGAGCTAGACCTGGGGGTGTACTCTTCAGGAACCAATGATCATATAGGCAACGGTACCGTCTCAGGAGGACAAGTGCTGATAGAATATGAGCCAGTGAATGCtgaggagttggaacagCAGACATTGCTTATTCAAGAACGAGAGAGAGAAATCGAGCAGATAGGCCAGGATATCACATACATTAACGAGATCTATGGAAACCTAGAGGATATAGTGCATGAACAACAGTTTACCATCGACACCATCGAGGATaatatcttgaagtata AAGATCCAGTGGACGAATGCTATGCTGTTTGTTTATTCTATTGGGGATCTTGGGATTCATAA